A genomic window from Lotus japonicus ecotype B-129 chromosome 1, LjGifu_v1.2 includes:
- the LOC130736245 gene encoding uncharacterized protein LOC130736245, producing the protein MSKTQTQRKPIITKHVRENQKPQKSEKQPSWVRGLLACRNVEVQQQHHQQQQQQQQKEAKPQPRPQEAKQLRKKEEQRKVKEERAAPEENSNKKYKKMKCSGSLCNNAGVMAKPVTGTGTATTQDVQKKKNTDGSSRSMKAPLAEINGPVSASSSSLSAASSNSSGGGSFRAIPFRRLSGCYECRMVVDPVLGFTRDPSLRSSICSCPDCGEIMKAESLEHHQAVKHAVSELGPEDTSKNIVEIIFHSSWLKKQSPVCKIDRILKVHNTQRTITKFEEYRDSIKAKATKLPKKHPRCIADGNELLRFHCTTFVCSLGLNGSSNICNSTSQCNVCSVIKHGFKFNRGGGGSGILTTATSGKAHDKASIAPEDDNDKRAMLVCRVIAGRVKKNTEGGSGMMEEEYDSVAGDVGAYSNLDELYVFNPRAILPCFVVIYRDY; encoded by the exons ATGagcaaaacccaaacccaaagaaaACCAATCATCACCAAGCATGTCAGAGAAAACCAAAAGCCACAGAAATCAGAGAAACAACCTTCATGGGTAAGAGGGTTATTGGCTTGTAGAAATGTTGAAGTCCAACAGCAACATcaccagcagcagcagcagcagcagcagaaggAAGCTAAACCGCAACCGCGACCGCAGGAAGCGAAACAACtaaggaagaaggaggagcaGAGGAAGGTGAAAGAGGAACGCGCCGCCCCGGAAGAAAACAGCAACAAGAAATACAAGAAGATGAAGTGTTCAGGTTCATTATGTAACAACGCTGGGGTCATGGCAAAGCCTGTAACAGGAACAGGAACAGCAACAACACAAGATGTtcagaagaaaaagaacacTGATGGTTCTAGCAGATCCATGAAGGCTCCTCTGGCTGAAATCAATGGACCTGTgtcagcttcatcttcttcattgtcAGCAgcatcttctaattcttctggTGGTGGGTCTTTCAGAGCAATACCATTCAGGAGGCTCTCCGGTTGTTACGAGTGCCGAATGGTTGTAGACCCTGTTCTTGGTTTCACAAGAGACCCTTCTCTGAGGAGTAGCATTTGTTCTTGTCCTGATTGTGGTGAGATCATGAAAGCTGAAAGCTTGGAACATCACCAAGCTGTCAAACATGCAG TGTCAGAGCTGGGACCAGAAGACACAAGCAAAAACATAGTTGAAATCATATTCCACTCTAGCTGGCTAAAGAAGCAATCACCAGTGTGCAAAATCGACCGCATCCTGAAGGTCCACAACACACAGAGGACAATCACCAAATTCGAAGAATACAGAGACTCCATCAAAGCTAAAGCAACGAAGCTCCCAAAGAAACACCCACGTTGCATAGCAGATGGCAACGAGCTGCTACGCTTCCACTGCACCACTTTTGTCTGCTCCTTAGGCCTCAACGGCTCCTCCAACATCTGCAACTCAACGTCGCAGTGCAACGTGTGCAGTGTGATCAAGCACGGGTTCAAGTTCaacagaggaggaggagggagcGGGATCTTGACGACCGCGACCAGTGGGAAGGCCCACGACAAAGCGAGCATTGCGCCGGAGGATGATAATGACAAGAGGGCAATGCTGGTTTGTCGGGTGATAGCTGGCAGGGTGAAGAAGAACACGGAAGGTGGCAGCGGCATGATGGAGGAGGAGTATGATTCTGTTGCAGGGGATGTTGGAGCCTATTCTAATTTGGATGAGTTGTATGTGTTCAATCCTAGAGCTATATTGCCTTGCTTTGTTGTCATCTATAGGGACTATTGA